One segment of Prosthecodimorpha staleyi DNA contains the following:
- a CDS encoding ABC transporter ATP-binding protein → MTEAAARDPGFLSIAAAEKRFGPATVLDGVDLAVGRGEFVSLLGPSGCGKTTLLRIVAGLVRPDRGRVVLDGQDLTRLPPHRRDIGVVFQNYALFPHLDVAGNVAFGLKARGADPAAIGPTVARNLALVQMTALADRSVKALSGGQQQRVAVARALAVGPKLLLLDEPFSALDRKLREAMQIDLKRILREVGTTAIFVTHDQDEALAMSDRIAVMARGRIEQLATPAEIYARPATPFALGFVGLSTRIPGTVQAAEAGILTIATALGPIRARGHFLPGSAVLIGVRPERIALGAGGGPDAGASGLNAIRAALADAIFKGARVQLLFAAPQGTEVQVEASSLPAGAAPGAMLDLAWAVDDTLVYPAAEAGPQDLEAAA, encoded by the coding sequence ATGACCGAGGCCGCCGCCCGCGATCCGGGCTTCCTCTCGATCGCCGCCGCCGAGAAGCGTTTCGGCCCGGCGACCGTGCTCGACGGCGTCGATCTCGCCGTCGGGCGGGGTGAGTTCGTGTCGCTGCTCGGCCCCTCGGGCTGCGGCAAGACCACGCTTCTGCGCATCGTGGCCGGTCTCGTCCGGCCCGATCGCGGGCGCGTGGTGCTCGACGGCCAGGACCTCACGCGCCTGCCGCCGCACCGGCGCGACATCGGCGTCGTGTTCCAGAACTACGCGCTGTTCCCGCATCTCGACGTGGCCGGCAACGTCGCCTTCGGGCTCAAGGCCCGCGGCGCCGACCCGGCCGCGATCGGCCCGACGGTCGCCCGCAATCTGGCCCTGGTGCAGATGACGGCGCTTGCCGACCGCTCGGTCAAGGCCCTGTCGGGCGGCCAGCAGCAGCGCGTCGCGGTCGCCCGGGCGCTGGCGGTCGGGCCGAAGCTGCTGCTGCTCGACGAGCCCTTCTCGGCGCTCGACCGCAAGCTGCGCGAGGCGATGCAGATCGACCTGAAGCGCATCCTGCGCGAGGTCGGCACGACGGCGATCTTCGTCACCCACGACCAGGACGAGGCGCTCGCCATGTCGGACCGCATCGCCGTGATGGCGCGCGGCCGCATCGAGCAGTTGGCGACGCCGGCCGAGATCTACGCCCGGCCGGCGACCCCCTTCGCGCTCGGCTTCGTCGGCCTGTCGACCCGCATCCCCGGCACGGTTCAGGCCGCGGAGGCCGGCATCCTGACCATCGCGACGGCGCTCGGGCCGATCCGCGCCCGCGGCCATTTCCTGCCCGGCAGCGCGGTCCTGATCGGCGTCCGGCCGGAACGGATCGCGCTCGGCGCCGGCGGAGGCCCGGACGCGGGCGCGTCCGGCCTCAATGCGATCCGGGCGGCGCTGGCCGATGCGATCTTCAAGGGCGCCCGGGTGCAACTGCTGTTCGCCGCTCCGCAAGGCACGGAGGTGCAGGTCGAGGCGTCGAGCCTGCCGGCGGGCGCCGCACCGGGCGCGATGCTCGATCTCGCCTGGGCGGTCGACGATACGCTCGTCTATCCGGCCGCCGAAGCCGGGCCGCAGGACCTGGAGGCGGCCGCATGA
- a CDS encoding ABC transporter permease, giving the protein MTPVERLSGIVVWGLAIATVVFLLTPLAVTVAVSFGSSAVFTLPAPSWSLRWYEALGRSRELWGVVATSVQLAALSTALGLGFGTAAAIGLLHGRFPGRDAIVTFLVSPLMLPGLVVGIAMLEAYRAAGLRSVWVSLILAHVVITLPYVVRTVYAALSLFDFTLIDAARTLGLSYPRAIVKVLVPALAPAFVTSGMFAFLASMDNYPISIFFTDAWTRTLPIQMLQFVEESPDPTIAAISTLLILLAVVVLVVGDRMVGLRRMADL; this is encoded by the coding sequence ATGACGCCGGTCGAACGCCTGTCCGGGATCGTCGTCTGGGGCCTCGCCATCGCGACGGTGGTGTTCCTGCTGACCCCGCTCGCCGTCACGGTGGCGGTCAGCTTCGGGTCGAGCGCCGTCTTCACCCTGCCGGCGCCGTCCTGGTCGCTGCGCTGGTATGAGGCGCTCGGCCGCTCGCGCGAGCTCTGGGGCGTGGTGGCGACCTCGGTGCAGCTGGCCGCGCTGTCGACCGCGCTCGGCCTCGGCTTCGGTACGGCGGCCGCGATCGGCCTGCTGCACGGTCGCTTCCCCGGCCGCGACGCGATCGTCACCTTCCTGGTCTCGCCCTTGATGCTGCCCGGCCTGGTGGTCGGCATCGCCATGCTGGAGGCCTACCGGGCCGCCGGCCTGCGCTCGGTCTGGGTCAGCCTGATCCTCGCCCATGTGGTGATCACGCTGCCCTATGTGGTGCGCACCGTCTATGCCGCGCTGTCGCTGTTCGACTTCACGCTGATCGATGCGGCGCGCACGCTCGGCCTGTCCTATCCCCGGGCGATCGTGAAGGTTCTGGTGCCGGCGCTCGCTCCGGCCTTCGTCACCTCCGGCATGTTCGCCTTCCTGGCCTCGATGGACAACTATCCGATCTCGATCTTCTTCACCGATGCCTGGACCCGCACCCTGCCGATCCAGATGCTCCAATTCGTCGAAGAAAGCCCCGATCCGACCATCGCGGCCATTTCCACCCTGCTCATCCTGCTCGCCGTCGTGGTTCTGGTCGTCGGAGACCGGATGGTCGGGCTGCGCCGCATGGCCGATCTCTGA
- a CDS encoding ABC transporter permease, which produces MMALRRIDPVGLLVLPAVLYLGLVYGLPLLNLLARALVVDGVPSLAGFVKFFSDPFDWIVIGNTLRIAVLVTLLSLAIGFPTALALARARGAAQALILVAIILPLSVGVVVKAFAWQIVLRRDGVVSQALVALGLWDEPQRLLFTEAGLVIGAANVFVPFMILPIYSVVKLIDPRLGEAAATLGAAPAYRFFRVFLPLALPGIVSGIAFVFSMAVSMYVVPNLLIGDRFQTLATLTGRSFLLMRNEQLGSTTAVVLLVLAVSVVVASSALSRRFGGQS; this is translated from the coding sequence ATGATGGCGCTGCGCCGCATCGATCCGGTCGGCCTCCTGGTGCTGCCGGCGGTCCTCTATCTCGGTCTCGTCTACGGGCTGCCGCTCCTCAACCTGCTCGCCCGTGCGCTGGTGGTGGACGGGGTGCCGTCGCTCGCCGGCTTCGTCAAGTTCTTCTCCGATCCGTTCGACTGGATCGTGATCGGCAACACGCTGCGCATCGCCGTCCTGGTCACGCTGCTCTCGCTCGCCATCGGCTTCCCGACCGCCCTGGCGCTGGCCCGGGCGCGCGGTGCCGCGCAGGCGCTGATCCTGGTCGCGATCATCCTGCCGCTCTCGGTCGGCGTGGTGGTCAAGGCCTTCGCCTGGCAGATCGTGCTCCGGCGCGACGGCGTCGTCTCGCAGGCGCTGGTCGCGCTCGGCCTGTGGGACGAGCCGCAGCGGCTGCTGTTCACGGAGGCCGGGCTGGTCATCGGCGCTGCCAACGTCTTCGTGCCGTTCATGATCCTGCCGATCTACTCGGTCGTGAAGCTGATCGACCCGCGTCTCGGCGAGGCCGCCGCCACGCTCGGCGCCGCGCCGGCCTACCGCTTCTTCCGCGTCTTCCTGCCGCTCGCGCTGCCCGGAATCGTCTCCGGCATCGCCTTCGTGTTCTCCATGGCGGTGTCGATGTACGTCGTGCCGAACCTCCTGATCGGCGACCGCTTCCAGACGCTGGCGACCCTGACCGGCCGCTCCTTCCTGCTCATGCGCAACGAACAGCTCGGCTCGACCACGGCCGTGGTGCTGCTGGTCCTCGCCGTCTCGGTCGTGGTCGCCAGTTCGGCCCTGTCGCGCCGGTTCGGAGGTCAGTCATGA